A genome region from Arachidicoccus soli includes the following:
- a CDS encoding tyrosine-type recombinase/integrase yields the protein MTTSVKLYLDTKRIKKNGKYPVKVMVIWNRKFNLYPTGIDLTEQEFSKVHLDKKLRKEFGTISYFLEKADKIANGLEHDFNWLGFKQSYYNNQPEILQGSNNMVSLNIFDHIKEYVDLLHSEGRISTKSTYILTSTYLNKYLGSPKKPVLLFRTIDKLFLNKLEEFLLNTEGLSYSSIGIYMRNIRAIFNLVIDQKKIISRDLYPFGKHGYTPPSTKNTKKALSLTEVGQIYNHKSAVEFSTEAWARDMWLFAYFCNGLNVKDIAHLKYENYDVENNILSFYRAKSRNATKDKLKKIEVFVINDAKGIIEKWGQRPVEKSNFIFNILEKELTAEEEYKREKNAIKTINKYMGKIGIELKLKRKPTTNFARHTFSTVLIRSGEVPIELISEQLGHSNIRTTQLYLDSFEKEQKSKISKHLTAFKPKKENSQQAKNTAPNS from the coding sequence ATGACAACAAGCGTAAAACTGTATTTAGATACTAAAAGAATAAAGAAAAACGGAAAGTACCCTGTTAAAGTAATGGTTATCTGGAATAGAAAATTTAATCTGTATCCTACTGGAATTGACTTAACAGAACAAGAATTTTCAAAAGTCCATTTAGATAAGAAACTTAGAAAGGAATTTGGAACTATTTCATACTTTCTCGAAAAAGCAGATAAAATTGCCAATGGGCTGGAACACGATTTTAATTGGTTGGGATTTAAACAATCATATTACAATAACCAACCAGAAATTCTACAGGGCTCGAACAATATGGTTTCATTAAATATATTTGACCATATAAAAGAATATGTTGACCTTTTACATTCGGAAGGACGCATATCAACCAAATCAACATATATTCTGACAAGCACGTATTTGAATAAATATCTTGGTTCGCCCAAAAAACCCGTACTATTATTCAGAACAATTGATAAGTTATTTCTGAATAAACTCGAAGAGTTCCTATTAAATACTGAAGGATTGTCTTATTCATCTATTGGAATTTATATGAGAAATATTCGAGCAATATTTAATCTTGTAATAGACCAAAAGAAAATTATCAGTAGGGATTTATACCCCTTTGGAAAACATGGTTACACTCCTCCATCCACTAAAAATACTAAAAAGGCACTCTCATTAACTGAGGTTGGGCAAATATATAACCACAAATCAGCAGTTGAATTTTCAACAGAAGCTTGGGCAAGAGATATGTGGCTATTTGCTTATTTCTGTAATGGTTTAAATGTAAAGGATATTGCACATTTAAAATATGAAAATTATGATGTTGAGAATAACATACTTTCATTTTATCGGGCTAAATCCCGAAATGCGACCAAGGACAAATTAAAAAAAATAGAAGTTTTTGTCATAAACGACGCAAAAGGAATTATAGAGAAATGGGGGCAAAGGCCTGTTGAAAAAAGCAATTTTATATTTAATATATTAGAAAAGGAATTAACAGCTGAAGAAGAATATAAGAGAGAAAAAAATGCAATCAAGACCATAAATAAATACATGGGAAAAATTGGTATAGAACTTAAATTAAAAAGAAAACCGACTACAAATTTCGCCAGGCATACATTTTCTACTGTTCTCATAAGATCAGGAGAAGTACCTATTGAACTTATTTCTGAGCAACTAGGACATTCCAATATTAGAACAACGCAGCTTTATTTAGATAGCTTTGAGAAAGAACAAAAATCGAAAATATCGAAACATCTTACTGCTTTTAAGCCGAAGAAGGAAAATAGTCAGCAAGCCAAAAATACCGCCCCAAACAGTTAA
- a CDS encoding helix-turn-helix domain-containing protein, which translates to MKNKLSKVITTGKIGSRIRYIRENILQVPQIDIAGKIGFHQVLLSRIEQGIGGSVDMLYGLINYFYSNKIAASELFEPSDRVENIQVYKLKTACNKRMDAFVFAERMRFVRSAVLNISQKEFAEQTKTHQPILSRIELGKSSGATDVILNIINFLYSKGIDAKCLFDPLYDIHLLKPEISQLSIDEIIKIQMDAKADLTKALRKMELIEKYLEKINTSE; encoded by the coding sequence ATGAAAAATAAATTATCGAAGGTAATTACAACAGGGAAAATCGGATCACGCATTAGATATATCCGGGAAAATATTTTGCAAGTTCCCCAAATTGATATTGCCGGGAAAATCGGTTTTCATCAGGTGTTACTATCAAGGATAGAACAAGGGATAGGCGGTAGCGTAGATATGCTGTATGGCTTGATTAACTATTTTTATTCAAACAAGATTGCGGCTAGTGAATTATTTGAACCATCCGACAGAGTTGAAAATATCCAAGTGTATAAATTAAAAACAGCTTGCAATAAAAGAATGGATGCTTTTGTTTTTGCAGAAAGAATGCGCTTTGTCAGGAGTGCGGTTTTAAATATTAGCCAAAAGGAATTTGCAGAACAAACAAAAACCCACCAACCCATTTTGTCGCGTATTGAACTTGGCAAAAGCAGCGGAGCTACTGATGTAATTTTAAATATTATCAATTTCCTATACTCAAAAGGTATTGATGCCAAATGTCTGTTCGACCCACTTTACGACATACATTTATTGAAGCCGGAAATTTCCCAATTGTCTATTGATGAAATTATTAAGATCCAGATGGACGCAAAAGCGGATCTAACAAAAGCCTTGAGGAAGATGGAATTAATTGAAAAATATTTAGAAAAAATCAACACATCGGAATAG
- a CDS encoding TlpA disulfide reductase family protein, producing MHSLKITFLFFGLTIFCCEIFGQQKQDKFLVTANLTGFKDSTKFYLVNLDSTQNIDSAYLLHQKLLFKGSVTEPVTYRLYPKPEKDFIYFNFWIENRAITLTGDKNKFSELTIKGSPLNKIDYSVEHKHSTLDKLRDSLAAKAMEESDENKAKGIWKQISAIDTKVKDIRLNTIATFQPSLVTIKELYFLRNDLTTDSLRMLFNRFPPNFQNTKYGDVIKQYISTDKLKKGVHFIDISGKDLSGKNVKLSDYRGKVLLLDFWASWCGPCRMANKDLKDIFNKYSQNGFEVVSFSIDTNLDDWKVASQKDNISWANISDLKGLYSKQAAAYKIRAIPKSFLIDRNGNIVEIFTGYNGDKNAKTNLEKRIEELLK from the coding sequence ATGCACTCTCTCAAAATCACTTTTTTATTTTTCGGTTTGACTATTTTTTGTTGTGAAATATTTGGGCAACAAAAACAAGACAAGTTTTTAGTGACTGCGAATCTAACGGGATTTAAGGATAGCACTAAGTTTTATTTGGTAAATCTTGATTCTACTCAAAACATTGATTCGGCATATCTACTACATCAAAAGCTTCTTTTTAAAGGAAGCGTAACGGAACCAGTGACTTATCGGTTATACCCTAAACCAGAAAAGGATTTCATTTATTTCAACTTTTGGATAGAGAACAGAGCTATTACACTGACCGGAGATAAAAATAAATTTTCTGAACTGACAATAAAAGGCTCTCCTTTAAATAAAATAGATTATTCAGTTGAACATAAGCATTCAACTCTTGATAAGTTAAGAGACAGTCTTGCTGCCAAAGCAATGGAGGAAAGCGATGAAAATAAAGCTAAAGGAATTTGGAAACAAATATCTGCTATCGATACAAAAGTAAAAGATATCAGACTAAATACTATTGCTACTTTCCAACCTTCATTAGTTACAATCAAAGAGCTATACTTTTTAAGAAATGATTTGACAACAGACAGTTTAAGAATGTTGTTTAATAGATTTCCGCCAAATTTTCAAAATACTAAATATGGAGATGTTATCAAACAATATATCTCAACAGATAAATTAAAAAAAGGAGTTCATTTTATAGACATTTCCGGTAAAGACCTTTCAGGCAAGAACGTAAAGCTATCTGATTATCGAGGCAAGGTTTTGCTACTAGACTTTTGGGCATCCTGGTGCGGACCTTGCAGGATGGCAAATAAAGATTTAAAAGATATTTTCAACAAGTATAGCCAAAATGGTTTTGAGGTGGTTAGTTTTTCTATTGATACAAATTTGGACGACTGGAAAGTGGCTTCTCAAAAAGATAATATCAGTTGGGCTAATATTTCAGACTTAAAAGGTCTATATAGTAAACAAGCGGCAGCTTATAAGATAAGAGCTATTCCAAAATCATTTTTAATTGACAGAAATGGCAATATTGTAGAAATTTTTACTGGTTACAACGGAGACAAAAATGCTAAGACCAATCTTGAAAAGAGAATTGAAGAACTACTAAAATAA
- a CDS encoding DUF6680 family protein — MKRTITFLIFITAATLVFGQAESPNVPSKPILSLNEILTLLAIILGPIVAVQLQKYLDRNREIQNRKLNIFKMLMASRGATLSASHVEALNRIDLEFSGDKKYKNVIDAWKEYFDNLCIKVETNDSLTIWSVRNEELLANLLFEMGKSLGYNFDKVLIKRNVYSPVGHERIERESQLIRKKLLDVLNQETAISMTIISDEQALAKQTELQTAMLKYYNSKNDEG, encoded by the coding sequence ATGAAAAGAACAATAACCTTTTTAATCTTTATTACGGCAGCGACGCTGGTATTTGGACAGGCTGAAAGTCCAAATGTTCCTTCAAAACCAATTTTGAGTTTAAATGAAATATTGACACTCCTAGCAATAATTTTAGGACCAATTGTAGCTGTTCAACTTCAAAAATATCTTGACCGAAATAGAGAAATACAAAATCGGAAATTGAATATTTTTAAAATGCTTATGGCAAGTCGAGGAGCGACACTTTCGGCTTCACACGTTGAGGCTCTAAATCGTATTGATCTAGAATTTTCTGGCGATAAAAAATACAAAAATGTTATTGATGCTTGGAAAGAGTATTTTGACAACTTATGTATTAAGGTTGAAACAAATGATAGTCTAACTATTTGGAGTGTTCGTAACGAAGAATTACTTGCTAACTTACTTTTTGAAATGGGAAAATCTCTTGGTTACAACTTTGATAAAGTATTAATCAAACGGAATGTTTATTCACCAGTTGGACACGAACGAATTGAAAGAGAAAGTCAACTTATCCGTAAAAAACTTTTAGATGTTTTAAATCAAGAGACAGCTATTTCAATGACAATAATAAGCGACGAACAAGCGCTTGCTAAACAAACGGAATTACAGACTGCAATGCTGAAATATTATAACTCAAAAAATGACGAAGGATAG
- a CDS encoding type IV secretory system conjugative DNA transfer family protein, with amino-acid sequence MEQRPHLHKIYGMLEMFIYLYVLLDVYINTLSLNYNANRYAAMINSKLWKIEILTNPYHSHWVLFLFIVIMALCANAKKKLAFNFYKQFLIPFIIGIILFGASIFFLKNTGGNTQILSYGICYLLGAVILNVSIANLTKRLKTKLKKDIWNEEEESFEQNREYIDDPELLNLPMQFYYRKKINEGWMNINPFRGIMVIGVPGSGKSESVIIPSIKQFLAKGYSMLVYDFKYPTLASITYYNYLKNKQNNGALKGHAFHCINLGEIEYSRRVNPLLPRYISTLAKAGETADAIVSALKKGDKGSGGGSDQFFTQSAINFLSASIYFLAHKDGGKYSSLPHLLAFLALPYETIFNHLFSMIEVRSLLSSFVSSYKNKALEQLEGQVGTLRINISRLATPETFWVFSGNDLDLKISNPKSILVLANSIDEQNINSAFYAAILNRTISEINSRGNNPCALIIDEVPTLYLHKIENLIATARSNKVAVILGLQELPQFIQQYGEKTAETIYSLMGSVIAGAVRSKGTLQWLETLFGRIKQSSTGINIDRARTSINLNERMDTVIPPSKIANQNAGEVVAIVSRGNENNDLSSYQTNTFKCKIKIDLGSLIDEKKYYRQLPKYYDFGSPEQKRKFLLTYQQKIYDEIENMK; translated from the coding sequence ATGGAACAGCGACCGCATTTACACAAGATATATGGAATGTTGGAGATGTTTATTTATCTCTATGTGCTTCTAGATGTCTATATCAATACATTGTCACTGAATTATAATGCCAACAGATATGCTGCAATGATTAATTCCAAATTATGGAAAATAGAGATACTGACAAATCCTTATCACAGTCATTGGGTATTGTTCTTGTTTATTGTTATTATGGCACTTTGTGCCAATGCTAAAAAGAAACTTGCATTCAATTTCTATAAACAATTTCTGATTCCTTTTATTATAGGCATTATCCTTTTCGGGGCAAGCATTTTTTTCTTAAAAAATACCGGTGGCAACACGCAAATTCTTTCCTATGGAATATGCTACTTGTTGGGGGCAGTAATACTGAATGTCTCTATTGCCAATCTTACCAAAAGATTAAAGACCAAATTAAAAAAAGATATTTGGAATGAAGAAGAGGAAAGCTTTGAACAGAACAGGGAATATATTGATGATCCCGAGTTGCTGAATCTGCCGATGCAATTTTATTACCGTAAAAAAATTAATGAAGGATGGATGAACATTAACCCTTTCAGAGGAATAATGGTAATAGGTGTGCCGGGTTCCGGTAAAAGTGAGAGCGTGATTATCCCGTCTATAAAGCAATTTTTGGCAAAGGGATATTCCATGCTTGTATATGATTTTAAATATCCCACCCTTGCTTCCATTACCTATTATAACTACTTGAAAAATAAACAAAATAACGGTGCTTTGAAGGGTCATGCATTTCATTGTATCAACTTAGGAGAGATAGAATATTCAAGGCGCGTTAATCCATTATTACCGCGCTATATCAGTACACTTGCCAAAGCAGGTGAAACGGCTGATGCTATTGTCTCGGCATTAAAGAAAGGCGATAAAGGCAGTGGAGGTGGTTCAGACCAGTTTTTCACGCAATCCGCTATTAATTTTCTGTCTGCGAGTATTTATTTTCTAGCACATAAAGACGGTGGAAAGTATTCTTCCTTGCCTCATTTACTGGCATTCCTTGCATTGCCTTATGAGACTATATTTAATCATTTATTTTCCATGATAGAAGTCCGCAGCTTGCTATCATCCTTTGTATCGTCCTATAAAAATAAAGCATTGGAACAATTAGAGGGACAGGTCGGAACGCTACGCATCAATATTTCACGGCTTGCCACACCGGAAACATTTTGGGTGTTTTCAGGAAATGACCTGGACCTGAAAATCAGTAACCCTAAAAGTATTCTTGTATTAGCCAACAGCATTGACGAACAGAATATTAATAGTGCTTTTTATGCGGCAATTCTGAACCGGACAATATCGGAAATCAATTCCCGGGGAAACAATCCATGCGCTTTAATTATTGATGAAGTCCCCACACTTTATTTACATAAAATAGAAAATTTGATTGCCACAGCTAGAAGTAATAAAGTAGCCGTAATCCTTGGCTTACAGGAACTACCACAATTTATTCAGCAATACGGTGAGAAAACGGCGGAAACAATTTATTCTCTAATGGGCAGCGTTATTGCAGGCGCAGTCCGCTCAAAGGGTACTTTACAATGGCTGGAAACATTATTCGGTAGAATTAAGCAGAGCAGCACGGGAATTAATATCGACCGTGCAAGAACTTCGATAAATCTTAATGAACGAATGGATACTGTTATTCCTCCTTCAAAAATTGCTAATCAGAATGCAGGGGAAGTCGTCGCCATTGTATCCCGGGGAAACGAAAACAATGATTTGTCATCTTATCAAACCAATACATTCAAATGCAAAATAAAAATAGATCTTGGGTCACTCATTGATGAAAAAAAATATTACCGGCAACTGCCGAAATATTATGACTTCGGAAGCCCGGAGCAAAAGAGAAAATTTCTTTTGACTTACCAACAAAAAATCTATGATGAAATAGAAAACATGAAATGA
- the traN gene encoding conjugative transposon protein TraN, which yields MKKRCLSILLFCAMLNAAFSQITDSMQRKYGDYSVYTGNTSINERDVNRAVIPLNSTTHFVSPDPIKYVDISSNDVHGDLPEKNIFRLKPDTSKVHPGSVFTVTIVTSSFITVYKLQVTNNTTSTDGDYVITLNPNNGLTINQADVLNRQQCFDLALKAFNKKRSIYNIKTKSYGLDFWINNIYSFGDYIMLDVGAKNNTKLQFGIDQIRFKVIDKHILNATISQDIEFKPYYALYPAEGAIIKNHWRNFYIFKKFTFPAEKLFEIQLDEVQYSGRKLDLKFEYNQLLKSESIY from the coding sequence ATGAAAAAAAGATGCTTATCTATTCTCCTGTTTTGTGCCATGCTAAATGCGGCTTTCTCGCAAATAACGGATAGTATGCAAAGAAAGTATGGCGATTATTCTGTATATACAGGTAACACTTCTATTAATGAAAGGGATGTCAATAGGGCGGTAATACCATTAAACAGCACCACCCATTTCGTTTCTCCGGACCCTATCAAGTATGTAGATATTTCTTCCAATGATGTTCACGGCGACTTACCGGAAAAGAATATTTTCCGTTTGAAACCAGACACATCCAAAGTTCATCCGGGGAGTGTATTTACCGTTACCATTGTGACCTCCTCCTTCATTACCGTTTATAAATTACAGGTAACAAATAATACCACATCAACAGATGGTGATTATGTAATTACCCTCAATCCAAACAACGGCTTAACGATTAACCAAGCTGATGTATTAAACAGGCAGCAATGTTTTGATTTGGCATTAAAAGCGTTTAATAAAAAACGAAGCATCTATAATATTAAGACGAAAAGCTACGGGTTGGACTTTTGGATTAATAATATTTATTCTTTTGGTGATTATATCATGTTAGATGTCGGCGCCAAGAATAATACAAAACTTCAGTTCGGTATAGACCAGATAAGATTTAAAGTTATTGATAAGCATATTTTGAATGCTACCATCAGTCAGGATATTGAGTTTAAGCCGTATTATGCTTTATACCCGGCTGAAGGAGCAATAATTAAGAATCATTGGAGGAATTTTTACATCTTTAAGAAATTTACTTTTCCTGCCGAAAAACTATTTGAAATACAGCTTGATGAAGTCCAATACTCCGGTCGGAAACTGGATTTGAAATTTGAGTATAACCAATTGCTGAAATCCGAATCTATTTACTGA
- the traM gene encoding conjugative transposon protein TraM codes for MKINFRHPKYIVPLITVPFLIIGFFIFGGKMKASPAKVPDIQHSGMNTSMPGVDTAITKAQIKDKFDAYQQAFKQARDATTMTDIQGNVYSDNQLGDEGQNTTGYSQRNLDSLTSVLNKKRALINRQLETYNPNNDHFDESDESVKYPQNDYVKNNIDNKQNLSDNNKNNTNNVAENIDPASYNNQMRVFKDQMHYLDSIQKERGGNETSNDKRKETKDQYAKSFEEKSDSSLKLLHISTVKNNTGQSFNTVSDFNKENNDIPAMIDEDVKATLGSRVRIRLLKDIYAGDYLIKKGTYLYGVVTGFQKQRVNISIAQIMYNNVSLHVKMDVFDNDGYLGLYVPGSNFREFTKDIGSQASQGLSQVVTPDNSDVKTNLLAGLFNTTTTTLSNLLKKDKAFLKYNYIVFLQEDNTAKNN; via the coding sequence ATGAAAATTAATTTCAGACACCCTAAATATATTGTACCATTAATAACGGTTCCATTCTTAATCATTGGTTTTTTCATTTTCGGCGGGAAAATGAAAGCAAGTCCGGCTAAAGTGCCGGATATTCAGCACAGCGGAATGAATACTTCTATGCCGGGTGTAGATACCGCAATTACAAAAGCACAGATAAAGGATAAGTTCGATGCCTACCAACAAGCCTTTAAACAAGCAAGAGATGCTACAACGATGACCGACATTCAGGGAAATGTTTATAGTGATAACCAACTAGGGGATGAGGGGCAAAATACAACCGGTTATTCGCAGAGAAATCTCGACAGCCTTACCTCAGTACTGAACAAGAAAAGGGCGCTTATTAACCGGCAATTGGAAACTTATAATCCTAATAATGACCACTTCGATGAAAGTGACGAAAGCGTAAAGTATCCTCAAAATGATTATGTAAAAAATAATATCGATAATAAACAGAATCTATCTGACAACAATAAAAATAACACAAATAATGTAGCTGAAAACATTGACCCGGCCTCTTATAATAATCAAATGCGGGTATTTAAAGACCAGATGCATTATCTGGACAGCATACAGAAAGAACGGGGCGGTAACGAAACAAGCAATGACAAAAGGAAGGAGACGAAAGACCAATATGCCAAATCCTTCGAGGAAAAGAGCGACAGCTCATTAAAGCTGCTGCATATTTCTACCGTTAAAAATAATACCGGTCAATCTTTTAATACAGTAAGTGATTTTAATAAGGAGAATAACGACATTCCGGCAATGATAGACGAGGATGTAAAAGCGACGCTTGGCTCGCGAGTGCGTATCAGGCTGCTAAAAGATATATATGCCGGAGACTACCTTATCAAAAAAGGGACGTATTTGTATGGAGTTGTTACCGGCTTTCAAAAACAAAGGGTAAATATCAGCATTGCCCAAATAATGTATAATAATGTTTCATTGCATGTAAAAATGGATGTATTTGATAATGACGGTTACTTGGGATTATATGTTCCCGGAAGCAATTTCAGGGAGTTTACCAAAGATATCGGGTCACAAGCCTCGCAGGGTCTTTCACAAGTAGTAACACCGGATAATTCAGATGTTAAGACCAACCTGCTTGCAGGCTTATTCAATACCACCACGACCACTTTATCTAATTTATTGAAAAAGGACAAAGCCTTTTTGAAATATAACTACATCGTTTTTTTACAAGAAGATAACACGGCTAAAAACAATTAA
- the traK gene encoding conjugative transposon protein TraK — MPFIKNIETKMKMALWIAITSMVTAIIIVIIALSYTTKMITSERKHIYVLDKNIPLVAVNADMDNYKKVEYKTAVETFHQFFFTLPPDDKFIESQMQKAMYLVDASGVAQYNTLKEKGYFTNLIATNSVSTLVADSVLIDMNSGHFIYYGKQKIQRPSMITIRSLITEGYLIDQPVKTDSNPYGVLITNWKIIENKDLQNETQKLF; from the coding sequence ATGCCCTTTATTAAAAACATTGAAACAAAAATGAAGATGGCTCTTTGGATAGCCATCACATCGATGGTAACGGCGATTATAATCGTCATTATTGCCTTGTCATACACAACTAAGATGATAACATCCGAGCGTAAACATATTTATGTTCTGGATAAAAACATTCCGCTTGTCGCGGTCAATGCTGATATGGACAACTATAAGAAGGTGGAATATAAAACTGCAGTTGAAACGTTCCACCAATTCTTTTTTACGCTCCCGCCAGATGATAAGTTTATTGAAAGCCAAATGCAAAAAGCAATGTATTTGGTAGACGCTTCCGGTGTAGCACAGTACAATACGTTAAAGGAAAAAGGGTACTTCACTAACCTTATTGCAACAAACAGTGTCTCTACTTTGGTCGCCGATAGCGTCCTGATAGATATGAACTCCGGTCATTTTATATACTATGGAAAACAAAAGATACAACGGCCGTCCATGATTACCATACGTTCTCTAATTACGGAAGGTTATTTAATTGACCAACCGGTAAAAACGGATAGCAACCCATACGGAGTGCTTATTACCAATTGGAAGATTATTGAAAACAAAGACTTACAAAATGAAACGCAGAAGCTTTTTTAA